A genome region from Gemmatimonadota bacterium includes the following:
- a CDS encoding VOC family protein has translation MAYLDLVTLVVRDYDPAIAFFVDVLHFDLVEDVPSLTNDGRPKRWVVVRPPGGVTGLLLARADGEAQSAAVGAQFAGRVGLFLRVDDFDEAYARMQGAGVTFVSPPRREVYGMVAVFRDCEGNAWDLLGPRAV, from the coding sequence ATGGCATACCTCGACCTCGTGACCCTCGTCGTGCGGGACTACGACCCGGCCATCGCCTTCTTCGTCGACGTCCTCCACTTCGATCTCGTCGAGGATGTGCCATCGCTGACGAACGATGGGCGTCCCAAACGCTGGGTCGTGGTGCGCCCCCCGGGTGGGGTCACGGGGCTCCTGCTGGCCCGCGCCGATGGTGAGGCGCAGTCGGCGGCGGTCGGGGCGCAGTTCGCGGGTCGCGTCGGGCTCTTCCTGCGCGTGGACGACTTCGACGAGGCGTACGCCCGCATGCAGGGAGCGGGGGTGACGTTCGTGTCGCCCCCGCGCCGCGAGGTCTATGGGATGGTCGCGGTCTTTCGGGACTGCGAGGGGAACGCGTGGGACCTGCTCGGGCCGCGCGCCGTGTGA